The following are from one region of the Paenibacillus bovis genome:
- a CDS encoding metal-dependent hydrolase — protein MMGKSHFIISTGLTVSLMTMAGVPVTSAAVVAAAVSSLLPDIDEPNSILVSKTLSEPILRILQTIMLASVVWILWKGLFGMPWDIGIAVAIVFVAFLPTRSLRKVVMFLIGVGIIIYGREIAPWNYMGGSLLIICTFLPHRGLTHTIYGTAAWTALLYGTTAHLGSSIWIAGGTSYLLHLLADSLTNRGVRLLPPLKWKLRFNLMSTGTKKGSAVENVCIILTLIIAGIVFLPKLTG, from the coding sequence ATGATGGGGAAATCCCACTTTATTATCAGCACCGGCCTGACCGTATCGCTTATGACGATGGCCGGTGTTCCTGTTACTTCGGCTGCTGTTGTAGCTGCTGCCGTCAGTTCTTTATTACCCGATATTGATGAGCCTAATTCAATTCTCGTATCCAAAACACTGTCAGAGCCGATCCTGCGTATTTTGCAGACGATTATGCTGGCTTCGGTCGTCTGGATTTTATGGAAAGGGTTGTTTGGGATGCCATGGGATATTGGCATAGCGGTAGCGATTGTATTTGTCGCCTTTTTGCCGACCAGGTCGCTGCGCAAAGTGGTCATGTTCCTGATCGGAGTAGGCATTATCATCTATGGACGAGAGATCGCGCCGTGGAATTATATGGGCGGCAGTCTGCTCATTATCTGTACATTCCTGCCGCATCGTGGACTGACGCATACCATTTACGGGACTGCAGCCTGGACAGCACTTCTATATGGGACGACTGCCCATCTGGGCTCCAGTATCTGGATAGCCGGTGGTACCTCCTATCTGCTGCATCTGCTGGCTGACTCGCTGACCAATCGCGGTGTACGGCTGCTGCCACCGCTCAAATGGAAACTTCGCTTTAATCTGATGAGCACAGGCACCAAAAAAGGATCGGCTGTCGAAAATGTCTGTATTATTCTGACACTGATTATTGCCGGTATTGTATTCCTGCCAAAATTGACAGGGTAA
- a CDS encoding ImmA/IrrE family metallo-endopeptidase, which translates to MDDTAAHLVHKYKTNCPFEIAEALGIHIRYMDLGKSTKGLYYKKLRRRFIVINQGLSDQWQRFVCAHELGHDRLHKGLSRFFLEEHSYFWPGKLERQANSFAITLLTAGQEQRPGETLEAFAMRTGIPREMLYFFDL; encoded by the coding sequence ATGGATGATACTGCAGCTCATCTGGTCCACAAGTATAAGACAAACTGCCCTTTTGAAATTGCTGAAGCGCTCGGCATACATATTCGCTACATGGATCTTGGCAAGTCCACCAAAGGACTATACTACAAAAAACTCAGACGACGCTTTATTGTAATTAATCAGGGCTTATCCGATCAATGGCAGCGATTTGTGTGTGCGCATGAATTGGGTCATGATCGGCTGCACAAGGGATTGAGCCGCTTTTTCCTGGAGGAGCACTCCTATTTCTGGCCAGGCAAGCTGGAGAGGCAGGCCAATTCCTTTGCTATTACCCTGCTGACCGCCGGACAGGAGCAGCGTCCCGGCGAGACGCTGGAAGCTTTTGCGATGCGTACCGGCATCCCTCGCGAGATGCTATATTTTTTTGACCTTTGA
- a CDS encoding helix-turn-helix domain-containing protein, producing MDNSSFGSYLKQIREQKNWSINQLADLAGISTSQISRIENGKRGVPKPQTIEKIARALNVPYAEMMDRAGYLRPEENQQTPEWANSRDKRDFKKMLEEDGELMFDGVPLDDEDKQRIKDVLTGLFWEAKQMNKRNPVAPDDRRNRS from the coding sequence GTGGATAATTCTTCATTTGGCAGTTATTTGAAGCAAATACGTGAGCAGAAAAACTGGAGTATTAACCAACTGGCAGATCTTGCCGGCATCAGCACCTCACAAATCTCACGCATAGAAAATGGCAAACGCGGTGTACCCAAGCCCCAGACGATTGAGAAAATCGCCCGAGCGCTGAATGTACCTTACGCGGAAATGATGGACCGTGCCGGATACCTGCGTCCGGAAGAAAATCAGCAGACACCCGAATGGGCCAATTCACGGGATAAGCGTGATTTCAAAAAAATGCTTGAGGAAGATGGTGAATTGATGTTTGACGGTGTTCCGCTGGATGATGAAGACAAGCAGCGGATCAAGGATGTGTTAACCGGATTATTCTGGGAAGCCAAACAAATGAACAAACGCAACCCGGTCGCTCCCGATGACCGCCGTAACCGTTCCTGA
- a CDS encoding ArpU family phage packaging/lysis transcriptional regulator, which produces MNPMISLPELDRRQTRTAVEAVFEKYRIYKTITFEMRETSLTASYEARMHGPTNVTGDPTAGAAIYNVDTPAARRAYCERIEAIVERLGEREQLLVRERYLKHDDIFDYKVYSYLFDPPISKDTYVKIRARAFYKMALALADTGMIRLDELMPQKKRVRRADAACTTS; this is translated from the coding sequence ATGAATCCTATGATTTCCCTTCCTGAACTGGACCGTCGTCAGACCCGTACTGCTGTAGAAGCTGTTTTCGAAAAATACCGTATCTACAAAACGATTACATTCGAGATGAGAGAGACCTCGCTTACAGCTTCGTATGAAGCAAGAATGCACGGACCGACCAATGTAACCGGAGATCCGACTGCGGGCGCAGCTATCTATAATGTAGATACACCGGCAGCCCGCCGTGCTTACTGTGAACGGATAGAAGCAATTGTAGAGCGATTGGGCGAGCGCGAGCAGCTGCTTGTACGGGAACGCTATCTCAAGCATGATGATATTTTTGATTATAAAGTATACAGCTATTTGTTTGATCCACCGATCAGCAAAGACACCTACGTTAAAATCCGCGCTCGTGCTTTTTACAAAATGGCGCTCGCGCTGGCCGATACCGGCATGATCCGGTTGGACGAACTGATGCCGCAAAAGAAACGGGTCCGCCGGGCAGATGCCGCATGTACTACTTCCTGA
- a CDS encoding phage tail sheath subtilisin-like domain-containing protein yields MAGGTWESTNRPVLPGLYMNFQAAAASAVQPGNRGTVVVLVKGNWGPVGEFVEIGSETAISTHFSADSENGATAYNSLYLALLGGPKKLLAYRLADNTAKAASVTLSADDKAVLKLDAKYTGTRGNGFTVTVQPSITDNTRKELRLYEGTRLLRTYTSADGTAKSFADLLNADENNLYVSASVIGDGGIPSDVAGIALAGGASGNAGLLNADYIAAQTALEGEEFDVVALDFAADSALLQSFSAWVKRVRGEGKRVTMVIGGSTADDVSSKAAATAAARSLALNFEGIVNVGTGVRIGTTDYSSAQTSAYVAGLIAGQRLNESTTYHVAPFDDVTRRWTRSEQEQAVKNGVFIFFYDGRQVKALRGVNSLVIPGAGQNNAWKKIRSIRVMDAINSDLQRAAEDSYIGKVNNTEEGRLALIGAMKEYLTLLAQSSVIEASGFDVILDPAYYGESPVLRPEADQVFLQWNVKLTDVMEQLFGTFYVQ; encoded by the coding sequence ATGGCAGGCGGAACTTGGGAAAGTACAAATCGACCGGTATTACCGGGTTTATATATGAATTTTCAGGCGGCAGCTGCATCGGCTGTTCAGCCGGGTAACCGTGGTACGGTAGTCGTTCTGGTTAAAGGCAATTGGGGTCCGGTAGGCGAGTTTGTAGAAATTGGCAGCGAGACAGCGATCTCGACCCATTTCTCGGCAGATAGCGAGAATGGCGCAACTGCTTACAACTCTCTATATCTGGCCCTGCTCGGCGGTCCGAAAAAGCTGCTGGCTTATCGTCTGGCAGACAATACAGCCAAAGCGGCCAGTGTAACCCTGTCGGCAGACGACAAAGCGGTACTGAAGCTGGATGCCAAATATACCGGTACACGCGGTAATGGGTTCACGGTCACTGTGCAGCCAAGTATTACAGACAATACACGCAAAGAGCTGCGCTTGTATGAAGGTACACGACTGCTGCGTACGTATACATCCGCAGATGGCACCGCCAAATCGTTTGCGGATCTGCTGAATGCCGATGAGAACAATCTGTATGTCTCTGCATCTGTTATCGGTGACGGCGGTATTCCGTCCGATGTGGCAGGTATTGCTTTGGCAGGTGGTGCCAGCGGTAATGCCGGACTGCTCAATGCCGACTATATCGCAGCACAGACTGCTCTGGAAGGCGAAGAATTTGATGTAGTCGCACTGGATTTTGCAGCAGATTCTGCACTACTTCAGAGCTTCTCCGCATGGGTCAAACGTGTCCGCGGCGAAGGCAAGCGCGTAACTATGGTGATCGGGGGATCTACAGCCGATGATGTTTCTTCCAAAGCTGCAGCAACAGCGGCTGCACGCTCGCTGGCTTTGAACTTTGAAGGTATTGTCAATGTGGGAACCGGCGTACGTATCGGCACGACAGACTACAGCTCTGCCCAGACAAGCGCTTATGTGGCGGGTCTGATCGCCGGTCAGCGTCTGAATGAATCGACGACGTATCATGTCGCTCCATTTGACGACGTGACCCGCCGCTGGACTCGCTCCGAACAAGAACAAGCTGTCAAAAATGGCGTGTTTATCTTCTTCTACGATGGTCGTCAGGTCAAAGCGCTGCGCGGAGTCAACAGCCTAGTGATTCCGGGCGCCGGCCAGAATAATGCCTGGAAAAAAATCCGCTCGATCCGCGTCATGGATGCGATCAACAGCGATCTGCAGCGTGCTGCGGAAGACTCTTATATCGGCAAAGTGAATAATACCGAAGAAGGCCGCTTGGCACTGATCGGCGCAATGAAGGAGTATCTCACCCTGCTGGCACAGAGCAGTGTAATCGAAGCTTCCGGCTTTGACGTTATTCTCGATCCGGCTTACTACGGCGAGTCACCGGTACTGCGTCCGGAAGCGGATCAGGTATTCCTGCAGTGGAATGTGAAGCTGACTGATGTAATGGAGCAGCTGTTTGGCACATTTTACGTACAATAA
- a CDS encoding phage tail tube protein has translation MLDASRVILGTHGQLHIDGVWQTHINKLEASVEIEKRELNLVGNDWKVHKNGAKKGTGTMTGYKVTSDMIQRGFQKFDIISKLDDPESYGHERVRLIRCMADKIQLANWTAGEEVPEETTFTFEGYELLDPIVAN, from the coding sequence ATGTTAGACGCTTCAAGAGTAATTCTCGGTACACACGGACAACTGCACATCGACGGAGTATGGCAGACCCATATCAACAAGCTGGAAGCCAGCGTGGAAATCGAAAAACGCGAGCTGAATCTGGTCGGTAACGACTGGAAAGTACACAAAAACGGTGCCAAAAAAGGTACCGGCACCATGACCGGCTACAAAGTGACTTCCGATATGATCCAGCGCGGTTTCCAGAAATTCGATATCATCTCCAAACTGGATGATCCCGAGTCCTACGGACATGAACGTGTTCGCCTGATCCGCTGCATGGCCGACAAGATTCAGCTGGCTAACTGGACAGCCGGTGAAGAAGTTCCAGAGGAAACAACGTTTACATTTGAAGGCTATGAACTGCTCGATCCGATCGTAGCGAACTAA